Genomic window (Bacillota bacterium):
CCTTGGAGCTTGGCTATTCCTTCGTTTACCGTCCGCAGATGACGCACCGCCTCTACGATGTTACCGGTACCGGCTTCGCCTTTGGTACGGATCATAGCCGCCCCTTCAGCTATCCTTCTTAGGGCTTCGCCTAAATTCCGCGCTCCGCAGACAAAAGGCACCTTGAATTTGGTTTTATCAATATGGTATTTCTCATCGGCAGGAGTAAGAACTTCGCTCTCGTCTATATAATCAATCTCTAGCGCTTGTAAGATCTGCGCTTCAACAAAGTGCCCGATGCGTACCTTGGCCATTACCGGTATGTTCACGGCCTTCTTGATGGCCTTGATCATCTTCGGATCGGACATGCGGGCCACCCCGCCATCACGGCGAATATCCGCTGGAACCCGCTCCAGCGCCATCACCGCACAGGCACCGGCCTCTTGGGCTATTGTTGCCTGCCCGGCGTCAGTTACATCCATAATTACACCGCCGCGGAACATCTGGGTCAAGCTCTCACTAGACGCACATGGTTCTTGCACTAAGAAAACCTCCTTTACTTTCTCCCGGCAGTGAGTTAAGCTAAGTGTAGCGATACATCCGCCGGGGCCTGGGGTCCGCCGCAACTTATGCGGGGTGGTTACCACCATGCTTTTCATTTGTAGTATAGCATTTAGCCTGTGTATTGGTCAATAAGGAGGTATATCCATATGCTAAATAGCGTATCGGTACGCCTTAACCGAGATGCTTCCGTTCCATTGTATCAACAGATTGCCCGGCAACTGGCAGAGCAGATTGAAACCGGGAAGATAGCCCCCGAGAGTAAGCTTCCCCCCATCCGGATGCTGGCCACTAAACTGCAAGTCAATACTGTGACTGTGGTCAAAGCATACCAAGAGCTAAAGCA
Coding sequences:
- the pdxS gene encoding pyridoxal 5'-phosphate synthase lyase subunit PdxS is translated as MFRGGVIMDVTDAGQATIAQEAGACAVMALERVPADIRRDGGVARMSDPKMIKAIKKAVNIPVMAKVRIGHFVEAQILQALEIDYIDESEVLTPADEKYHIDKTKFKVPFVCGARNLGEALRRIAEGAAMIRTKGEAGTGNIVEAVRHLRTVNEGIAKLQGLGKAELVAQAKEMGAPLELIEYVAKEGRLPVVNFAAGGVATPADAALMMQLGADGVFVGSGIFKSSNPEKRARAIVKAVAHYNEPAVLAEVSADLGEPMPGMDITTLSAENRYSERGW